Proteins from a genomic interval of Amycolatopsis sp. cg13:
- a CDS encoding helix-turn-helix transcriptional regulator, producing the protein MRADRLVSLVLLLRQRGRLSAATLARELEVSTRTVLRDIDALSAAGVPVYAERGRNGGFALLPGFQTELTGLNHDEALALLVAGARRGAQAFGLGSALASAMLKVVDALPESHRTTAAGVAERLLIDPEIDLLSRRAVAEEAPDAVVAEIRRAVFAGHQVRIRYQAVNQTPQWRTVHPIGLVTVRELGYLLATRDGEDRTYRLSRVLAAEELDEPAQRPDRVDLGRAWQERSARFRTGGDQIVALVRIRPAQREELARTALAILAEEPSPDGWIRLEAAFQDSRHAEWALWQLARNAEVLAPQSLRAALHHRAAAIAAAYAGPA; encoded by the coding sequence ATGCGCGCCGACCGGTTGGTCTCGCTGGTCCTGCTGCTGCGCCAGCGCGGCCGGCTGTCCGCGGCCACTCTCGCCCGCGAACTGGAAGTCTCCACTCGCACGGTGCTGCGGGACATCGACGCGCTGTCCGCGGCGGGCGTCCCGGTCTACGCCGAACGCGGGCGGAACGGCGGATTCGCGCTGCTGCCCGGATTTCAGACTGAACTCACCGGGCTGAACCACGACGAAGCGCTCGCGTTGCTGGTCGCCGGAGCACGCCGCGGCGCGCAGGCGTTCGGCCTCGGTTCGGCGCTCGCTTCGGCCATGCTCAAAGTGGTCGACGCGCTGCCGGAAAGCCATCGGACCACGGCCGCGGGCGTGGCCGAACGGTTGCTCATCGACCCGGAGATCGACCTCCTCTCGCGCCGCGCGGTCGCCGAGGAGGCACCGGACGCGGTGGTGGCCGAGATCCGCCGCGCGGTGTTCGCCGGGCATCAGGTGCGCATCCGCTATCAGGCGGTCAACCAGACTCCTCAGTGGCGCACAGTGCACCCGATTGGACTGGTCACCGTACGGGAGCTGGGATATCTGCTGGCCACCCGAGACGGCGAGGACCGGACGTACCGGCTGTCGCGAGTGCTGGCCGCCGAAGAACTCGACGAACCAGCGCAGCGGCCCGATCGGGTAGACCTCGGCCGGGCCTGGCAGGAACGCAGCGCGCGATTCCGGACCGGCGGCGACCAAATCGTCGCGCTAGTCCGAATTCGCCCGGCGCAGCGCGAAGAACTGGCCCGCACCGCGCTCGCCATTCTCGCCGAGGAACCCAGCCCGGACGGGTGGATTCGGCTGGAGGCGGCTTTCCAGGATTCCCGGCACGCCGAATGGGCATTGTGGCAGCTCGCCCGGAACGCGGAAGTCCTTGCGCCGCAATCGTTGCGTGCCGCGCTGCACCACCGCGCCGCCGCGATCGCCGCCGCCTACGCGGGACCCGCCTGA
- a CDS encoding RidA family protein, giving the protein MERTTVNPWAWSTAMGYHQGELVSGPVRTLYCSGQTAMNADGEPQHAGDMAKQVALSLDNLEEVLAEAGMTLANLVRLNVYTTDVDQLFQHYGVLAARLAAAGVAPSTTMLGVTRLAIPTLLVELEGTAVAGQ; this is encoded by the coding sequence GTGGAGCGAACGACTGTCAACCCGTGGGCGTGGTCGACGGCGATGGGATACCACCAGGGCGAACTGGTGTCCGGACCGGTCCGGACCCTGTACTGCTCCGGGCAGACCGCGATGAACGCCGACGGCGAACCGCAGCACGCCGGGGACATGGCGAAGCAGGTGGCGCTCAGTCTGGACAACCTGGAGGAAGTGCTCGCCGAAGCGGGCATGACGCTGGCAAACCTGGTCCGGCTCAACGTCTACACGACCGACGTCGACCAGCTTTTCCAGCACTACGGCGTCCTCGCCGCCCGGCTGGCCGCGGCCGGGGTCGCCCCGTCGACCACGATGCTCGGCGTGACCCGGCTGGCGATCCCCACCCTGCTGGTCGAGCTGGAGGGAACGGCCGTCGCCGGGCAGTAG
- a CDS encoding PadR family transcriptional regulator, whose amino-acid sequence MTERGMSEQVFLILTALADEPKHGYGIVQAVEKLSENRVRLRVGTLYGVLDRLVADGWAERDKEEIHQGRLRRYYRLTDLGGRVLAEQARRLAANAAAADSVLRARGWALGGGA is encoded by the coding sequence GTGACCGAACGAGGCATGTCGGAGCAGGTCTTCCTGATCCTCACCGCGCTCGCCGACGAGCCGAAGCACGGCTACGGCATCGTCCAGGCCGTCGAAAAGCTGTCGGAAAACCGAGTCCGCCTGCGGGTCGGCACGCTGTACGGCGTGTTGGACCGGCTGGTGGCCGACGGTTGGGCGGAGCGAGACAAGGAGGAGATCCATCAGGGCCGGCTGCGGCGTTATTACCGGCTGACCGACCTCGGCGGCCGCGTTTTGGCCGAGCAAGCCCGGCGGCTGGCCGCGAATGCCGCCGCGGCGGATTCGGTGCTGCGGGCGCGGGGCTGGGCGCTCGGGGGCGGAGCATGA